Within Oculatellaceae cyanobacterium, the genomic segment AGATATCGAATCTCTTCTCCAAAATGGTAAAACTATCCATCAACTCAAAGACGAACTAAAAGAAGATGAAGATCCGAAAGGGCCTCTACTCGAACTTGTGGATAAGGTAGACAAACAAATTAAAATTATCCGTCGCTTAGTGAAAGCACAGACGAAAGGTACTCGTAATACTGAAAAGCGTCATCAAGAACACATTCCTGAAAAAGTAGCAACTGTTGTCACAGAAGAACGCAAACAAGAAGGACATAAAGGACAAAGCGATAAAGACGAATCGCTGCCCAAAGAAAAGCGTCAGCAAGTCATTGAAAAAACTTTAGTCGATCAGGGAGTAGCTGAAACTACAGCCAAGGTACTTGCCGCCACTACTGTCGATGATGGACTAAAGTACACCTTTGCCGAAGCTGACTTAGAAACTGCTGCCTTCTTTTCCGTCAAACCAAGAGGCGGTGCTATTATTATTACACTTAATACTAACCATCCTGCCTACAAAAACCTGGTAGAAGTTTTAGAAGAAGAAGTAGAAGGAGTTGATGTAGAAACCTTGCGCGATCGCCTGATTAACTCTCTCGAAGGTTTAAAATTGCTACTAATGGCATGGGCGCGGTACGAAGACGAACAACCTGACGGCAAGAGAAAGCAAGTTGCTCAGGATGTCCGTGTGGATTGGGGACGTATTGCTCGACAATTTCTAGAGCGTGAAGAATAATTGAAACAAATTGTGATTTCGCTAGGAAGTCAATTAGAAAAGCTTTGTGCAGAAGCGTGCAATGAGGTTTTACTTGTCGCACCTTTTGTTAAAGCTTTTGTATTAAAGGAACTTTTAGCCAAGATATCTACTGACATAACTGTAAGATGTGTCACACGATGGCAACCTGAAGAAATTTTAAGAGGTGTAAGCGATCTGGAAGTATGGTCTTTAATTAAGAAACATCCTCGTTCATCACTGTGGCTGCGCCCAGACTTGCATGGAAAGTATTATCGTGCTGATGACAAATGTCTTGTTGGTTCGGCTAACTTAACAGCTAAGGCATTAGGTTGGTCAAACTCACCTAACCTTGAACTCCTAGTACCATTAACTGCTAGCGAACCGACTCTTAAGGCATTTGAGATAGAGTTGTTCAAAGGTTGCATTCAAGTCGATGAGAGTTTGTTCGAGCAAATGTCAGCGACAGTACAACTGGTAGCAGAAAAATATCCTGAGTTATTGCCTTTCGTTTCTGAGACTTTAAATGCTTCAGAATCAGAAACAGCCCCTTCCGTAGAGCAAGTTACAGTTGAGGCTTGGCTTCCAACCCTGCGGAATCCAGAGGATTTGTATCTAGCTTATTCTGGGAAACAGGAAAAACTAACCACAACAGCATGGGAGGTAGCCACTTCTGACTTGCGATCGCTACCTGTTATATCCAACCTTCCGCGAACAGCCTTTGAAGCCTGTATTGGCACTCTCCTACTCCAAAAACCAATCCTCCCCCATCGTTATGCTCTATCAGTGCCAAATTATTCGGAAATTTTCTATAGAGTCAAGACTGAGAGATGATTGAGTAGGGTAAGCTGATCACAATATGGCTACTGAAGCAGCAAAAAAGCATCCAATCTATCTCGACTATCACGCCACTACCCCCACAGATCCGAGAGTGGCAAACCAGATGATGTACTACATGACAACAGCATTTGGCAATGCCAGCAGTGTAGATCATACTTATGGTGATGAAGCAGAAAAAGCTGTATCAAAGGCAGCTATTCACATCGCTAAGTTAGTGGAAGCATCTCCCAGAGAAATCATTTTCACCTCTGGAGCAACCGAAGGCATTAACCTGGCAATTCAAGGTAGTCTTTCTCCTAAATCTGACAAACTTCACCGTATCGCGCTGCTTCCGCTAGAACATAAAGCTGTTCTCGACACCTGCCATATTCTAGAGAAACGGGGCTTAGTAGAATTGGTTTACCTGCAAGTTGATTCTAGAGGAAGATTTGACCTCAACCACCTAGAACAAGTTTGCGCTGAGGGACTTTCTTTATTGTGTGTTATGGCAGCCAATAACGAAATTGGCAATATTTACCCAATTGAGGCAATAGCCCAGATTGCTCAACGCTACAGTATTCCTTTCCTCTGTGATGGCTCCCAAGCAGTAGGAAAAATCCCCATAAAATTTGAAGAGTGGGGAATCACTTACCTAGCCATTTCTGCCCACAAACTATATGGCCCAAAAGGTTCTGGCGCATTAGTAGTCAGGAAGGGATATAACCTAGAACCAATTATTTTTGGTGGCGGTCATCAGAAAGGAATGAGGTCTGGAACGCTTAACGTTCCTGGCATAGTTGGCTTAGGAGAAGCTTGCCGCCTGCGTCAATTGGAGATGGAAGAGGATGAAAAAGCGATCGCATCTAGACGAGATAAACTTCAAAACTTACTGCTAGATAAAATTCCAGGGTTAGTCATCAATGGAGATACAACATCCCGACTTGCAGGCAATCTCCATATTTCAATCCCCGATATTCCTAATAGCGCGGTCATTGCTAGAGTACGCTCTCAACTTGCTATTTCTACGGGTTCTGCTTGCTCATCGGGTGTAGAGGCACCTTCACACGTCCTGCAAGCCCTGCATCTGCCCTCCCAGATAATTGAAGGAGCATTACGAATTGGTATT encodes:
- a CDS encoding phospholipase D family protein produces the protein MKQIVISLGSQLEKLCAEACNEVLLVAPFVKAFVLKELLAKISTDITVRCVTRWQPEEILRGVSDLEVWSLIKKHPRSSLWLRPDLHGKYYRADDKCLVGSANLTAKALGWSNSPNLELLVPLTASEPTLKAFEIELFKGCIQVDESLFEQMSATVQLVAEKYPELLPFVSETLNASESETAPSVEQVTVEAWLPTLRNPEDLYLAYSGKQEKLTTTAWEVATSDLRSLPVISNLPRTAFEACIGTLLLQKPILPHRYALSVPNYSEIFYRVKTER
- a CDS encoding cysteine desulfurase family protein, with the protein product MATEAAKKHPIYLDYHATTPTDPRVANQMMYYMTTAFGNASSVDHTYGDEAEKAVSKAAIHIAKLVEASPREIIFTSGATEGINLAIQGSLSPKSDKLHRIALLPLEHKAVLDTCHILEKRGLVELVYLQVDSRGRFDLNHLEQVCAEGLSLLCVMAANNEIGNIYPIEAIAQIAQRYSIPFLCDGSQAVGKIPIKFEEWGITYLAISAHKLYGPKGSGALVVRKGYNLEPIIFGGGHQKGMRSGTLNVPGIVGLGEACRLRQLEMEEDEKAIASRRDKLQNLLLDKIPGLVINGDTTSRLAGNLHISIPDIPNSAVIARVRSQLAISTGSACSSGVEAPSHVLQALHLPSQIIEGALRIGIGKFTTDEEIERAAEIIPTAASKTRQAMSIRL